From a single Bryobacter aggregatus MPL3 genomic region:
- the alr gene encoding alanine racemase, translating into MPRTWLEVSLDRIALNYRMIQRTAGSGIETMPVVKADAYRHGATAVSQVLEREGAKWLAVSNIEEGKALRDAGIRTRILVMADRVDSDANAWSQARLTPVIHDLREIATLHPDVSYHLKIDSGMARLGTNESAETIIAAVRGTRIEGLMTHYASSANFESEQTKSQQQYFEGIRLALEEAGIRPHYLHQASTNPLHFGLRQSWGNLARPGYAIYGFVSRPQGKAPTELLDVVPALSWKAKILLTKEIPAGAPVGYGAQFVADKPMKIGILGVGYADGLPHRLGNRGQVIAAGKYARILGAVSMDVTTVDLTGTPQLNAGDSVTLLGSEGEVSIDARQMAREAGTIAYSILCGISTRVPRHYV; encoded by the coding sequence ATGCCGCGGACGTGGTTAGAAGTTTCTTTAGACCGGATTGCGTTGAACTATCGGATGATCCAACGCACTGCGGGCTCGGGCATCGAAACGATGCCGGTTGTCAAAGCCGATGCTTACCGCCATGGGGCGACTGCGGTATCCCAGGTGCTCGAGCGCGAAGGCGCAAAGTGGCTCGCCGTCAGCAACATTGAAGAGGGCAAAGCGCTGCGGGATGCCGGCATCCGGACCCGCATTCTCGTCATGGCCGACCGTGTCGATAGCGACGCCAATGCCTGGAGCCAAGCGCGCCTGACTCCGGTGATCCATGACCTCCGCGAGATTGCCACCCTCCACCCCGATGTTTCTTATCACCTCAAAATCGATAGCGGCATGGCCCGTCTCGGCACCAATGAAAGTGCGGAGACCATTATCGCCGCCGTTCGTGGCACCCGGATCGAAGGCCTGATGACGCACTATGCTTCTTCGGCAAACTTCGAGAGCGAGCAGACCAAATCGCAGCAGCAGTATTTTGAAGGCATTCGCCTGGCGCTCGAAGAAGCAGGCATCCGACCCCACTATCTCCACCAGGCCAGCACCAATCCCTTGCACTTTGGCCTCCGCCAAAGCTGGGGCAACCTGGCTCGTCCAGGCTATGCGATCTATGGCTTTGTCTCACGTCCCCAAGGCAAGGCGCCGACAGAACTTTTAGATGTCGTGCCCGCCCTCTCCTGGAAGGCAAAGATCCTGCTGACCAAAGAGATTCCGGCTGGGGCGCCAGTCGGCTATGGCGCGCAGTTTGTCGCTGACAAGCCCATGAAGATCGGCATCCTCGGAGTCGGCTATGCCGATGGCCTGCCCCATCGCCTGGGCAATCGCGGGCAGGTGATCGCCGCCGGCAAGTATGCCAGAATCCTTGGCGCGGTCTCGATGGATGTCACCACCGTCGATCTGACCGGCACGCCGCAACTCAATGCCGGAGATTCCGTCACCCTGTTGGGCAGTGAAGGCGAAGTGTCGATCGATGCCCGGCAGATGGCTCGCGAGGCCGGCACCATTGCCTATTCCATTCTTTGCGGCATCTCAACGCGGGTCCCCCGGCACTACGTCTAA
- a CDS encoding DUF1972 domain-containing protein, giving the protein MRIAILGTRGIPGRYGGFETFAEELSWRLVERGHSVTVYCREREPEGFYRGAKRQYLPTIRHKYFDTLAHTGFSTAHLLAHPVDVVLYCNGANAIYTWLPRLFGMPVAINVDGLERKRKKWNALAKKWYHLSEWLSTFCPTRIITDALEIERYYREAYHAESTFIPYGAETEPVAWKPILGLEPRQYFLYVTRFEPENNPLLVRESFEKVSTSLKLALIGDAPYAHDYIARVRATEDPRVLIPGAIFGEGYRVLQSHCFAYVHATEVGGTHPALIEAMGRGALILYLDTPENREVAGDVGIAFDPKTLSHAMQQVIEMPEEKREAMRAASIECVRQRYSWDVVTNQYEALFEGLCRGRG; this is encoded by the coding sequence TTGCGGATCGCGATTCTGGGCACACGCGGCATTCCTGGCCGCTATGGTGGATTTGAGACCTTCGCCGAAGAGTTATCCTGGCGCCTGGTCGAGCGCGGCCATTCCGTAACGGTCTATTGCCGGGAGCGCGAACCTGAAGGTTTCTATCGCGGCGCCAAGCGGCAATATCTGCCCACCATCCGCCACAAGTATTTCGACACCCTCGCCCACACCGGCTTCTCCACCGCCCACCTCCTCGCGCACCCCGTCGATGTTGTGCTCTATTGCAACGGAGCAAACGCGATCTACACCTGGCTGCCTCGCTTGTTCGGCATGCCGGTTGCGATCAATGTCGATGGCCTCGAGCGCAAGCGTAAGAAGTGGAACGCGCTTGCCAAGAAGTGGTATCACCTATCCGAATGGCTTTCCACTTTCTGCCCCACTCGCATCATCACCGATGCGCTCGAGATCGAACGCTACTATCGCGAAGCCTATCACGCCGAATCCACCTTCATTCCCTATGGCGCCGAAACGGAACCGGTTGCCTGGAAACCCATCCTCGGCCTGGAGCCGCGGCAATACTTTCTGTACGTGACGCGCTTTGAACCCGAGAATAACCCCTTGCTGGTGCGAGAGAGCTTTGAAAAAGTCAGCACAAGTTTGAAGCTCGCTCTCATTGGCGATGCGCCTTATGCCCACGACTACATTGCCCGCGTTCGTGCGACCGAAGATCCGCGCGTGCTGATCCCGGGCGCCATCTTCGGCGAAGGTTACCGGGTTCTCCAATCGCATTGCTTCGCCTATGTTCATGCCACCGAGGTGGGCGGTACGCATCCGGCCTTGATTGAAGCGATGGGCCGCGGCGCGTTGATCCTCTACCTCGATACGCCGGAGAATCGCGAAGTCGCGGGCGATGTGGGTATTGCCTTTGATCCAAAGACGCTGAGCCACGCAATGCAGCAAGTGATTGAGATGCCGGAAGAAAAACGCGAAGCGATGCGTGCCGCCTCGATCGAGTGTGTGCGCCAGCGTTACAGTTGGGATGTAGTGACGAATCAGTACGAAGCTCTGTTTGAGGGTTTATGCCGCGGACGTGGTTAG
- a CDS encoding glycosyltransferase family 2 protein, translating to MHNGLVSVTIVTYNSGRFIKRCLESVLAQRYTLKEIIVVDNGSTDGTLDILDQFTDRIRLVTNEENVGFAAAQNQCIHMSNAEWILTLNPDVLLMPNFIQSLVDAGNRDPQIGTVCGKLMAMMATFDLPEKSMVDSTGIYFNPMLRHLDRGSQDVDNGHYLNFEYVFGATAAAALYRREMIDDISIYNEFFDADFFVYREDADVAWRAQLYGWKTLYTPHARGYHVRTVLPGNRRSLSPAINMHSVKNRFLMRVKNMTPDLYLRNFIPITFRDIVVVGCCLLQERSSLKAFWLLAKKWKSVRAKRKIIMANRKVSDEYLANWFQFQPVSQPAPKTVRVAARVKEARSS from the coding sequence ATGCATAACGGCTTAGTCTCAGTCACAATCGTTACGTACAACAGCGGACGTTTCATCAAACGATGCTTGGAATCGGTGTTAGCGCAGCGCTACACACTGAAGGAAATCATCGTTGTCGATAACGGCTCCACCGATGGCACCCTCGACATCCTCGACCAGTTCACCGATCGCATCCGCTTAGTCACCAACGAAGAAAATGTTGGGTTCGCCGCTGCCCAGAATCAGTGCATTCACATGTCGAATGCCGAATGGATTCTCACCCTCAATCCCGATGTTCTGTTGATGCCAAACTTCATCCAGAGCCTCGTCGATGCCGGCAATCGCGACCCTCAAATTGGCACCGTCTGCGGCAAGCTGATGGCCATGATGGCCACCTTCGATCTGCCGGAGAAGTCGATGGTCGATTCCACCGGAATCTACTTCAATCCGATGCTGCGCCATCTCGATCGCGGCAGCCAGGATGTCGATAATGGCCATTACCTGAATTTTGAATATGTCTTCGGCGCCACTGCCGCCGCTGCGCTGTACCGCCGCGAGATGATCGACGATATTTCGATCTACAACGAATTCTTCGACGCCGACTTCTTTGTCTACCGCGAAGATGCCGACGTTGCCTGGCGCGCCCAGCTCTATGGCTGGAAGACTCTTTATACGCCGCATGCCCGCGGCTATCATGTCCGTACGGTTTTGCCTGGCAACCGCCGTTCTCTTTCTCCCGCTATCAACATGCACTCCGTCAAGAATCGCTTCCTGATGCGAGTGAAGAACATGACCCCCGATCTCTACCTCCGCAATTTCATCCCGATCACGTTTCGAGACATCGTCGTGGTCGGTTGTTGTTTGTTGCAGGAACGATCCTCGCTGAAGGCCTTCTGGCTGTTGGCCAAGAAGTGGAAGAGCGTCCGGGCCAAGCGCAAGATCATCATGGCCAACCGCAAGGTCAGCGATGAATACCTGGCGAACTGGTTCCAGTTCCAACCGGTCAGCCAACCGGCTCCCAAGACCGTCCGCGTTGCGGCACGGGTTAAAGAAGCGCGTAGCTCGTAG